In Diadema setosum chromosome 7, eeDiaSeto1, whole genome shotgun sequence, the DNA window TCGAATTTTTTGTTGTGGCATTATTCCACAGAGTTTTGATGGCTCTTTCATATGATGGGACTATGAtttgtttgtgattttgtgaGCCCACAAGCCATAGGGCCCTTCTGCTGGACAGGCAAGATTTTATGAATTTCCATGCTTACACATTTTTAGTTCGAACCTACACTGAACAGTTACACTACATTCTACTCATTAATTGCTTAAAACAAATCTATTATACCCACTCAGCCTGAAAGGCAAGGAGGCTACGTTCATAGTTTGTTTATTGGTtcctctgttgttgtttttttttgtctgtaagCTCTCTTTTCTGTAACTATTGCTAAACTCATGGAAATACATACACAATGCATTCAGTAAGGTGCTCTTCCCTGCATTTGGACGCCCTGCGATGGTCACATGAACTCCACTTCGTAACCTTTCACCTTTCCTATTGTCTGCAAGGTGACCCTTAACCTCGGCAAGAAGCTCTGACACCTGCTGTTTTGCTGTGTTTCAGAAGAGACGCAACAACACATGAATAAGGTGTTAATTCTagtaaaagaaataaacaaacaacaccATTAGCAACTTAGGTTTACAAGAGGATATGTTCATGTTGAATGTAATTAAGTTATTACCCAGATTCAaatttctgttgattttttttacaaGCTATTTTAGTGGAGATAGTCCTTGGAGTGTTTGAAATGCATGCAATATTGCCTGCAGTCATTTGTATGCAAACATTAAGACACTTGATATTCATCTCAATAATCCAAGGATGAAAACATACATGATCACTTGTAATGTTTACTTTTACAGTGTCTATTCTGCAAAAGGTTTGTACAgtacgaaaatgaaatcaacaaGAAATCTATTTAGCTCCTCTATCCCTCTCCGgttcacagtccttttcaggGCTACACACactccagaaagaatactctCATCCAATTCTTGCCTCTTATTCTACCTTTCTTTCCTCCTGTCATTCTAACAGTCCTTTTAAGGACTCACACATGGTGAACCGAAAGCCGAGCACATGCCAAGAAATCTATTTGGTGAATTTTCATCTCTCTCCTTCAATATTGGGTGGACTGGCTACGCAAACTATCTCACCTTCCTCTAAGACTCCTTCCTCAATGTTCTCATCCTCAGCAAAGTCAATGTATGCCTCAACATGTGCAACAACCTACATTTATGAAGAAATGTAAGACAAATTAAAAACCAATAACATACTGgaaatgttatatattttggGGGGCAAGCAATCATTACTTTATCAGCAGCCTACAAGAAGAATGCAACACAAAAATGACATCATGAGGTTTAAATAGATGGTGAAGAATGGACAGATATCagtatatatacaaatgtatatatgcatactgtataagctgttattattgcaaatttcgcgagtcacagttggatcgcgaattaaacaacacgcaaaaataattCCATGTGCTTTGCTGACAGTACATTAACGTTTGGAAAACAACAtgtcgcgaaaatgtctatgatctcctcattcgtgaaaataacagtgtatacagtacatgtacttggcAATTGAGAAAGAGACGTACTATGCAGTTTTACTGCTAGTCTTATTGAAGCCCACCTTAAAGTTTTATGCAGGAGATCCACTGGTAATTGCTAACACTCTTCTAGCTGGCATAGTGTATCAAGAGGAGAGAGTATATGGGTAGATGGTATCCCACAAAGAAATGCATTGTGACACCACAATGCAATGATGGATGAAAGATCTTATGTTGGCTCAAAATCACGTTGACAGCATGATAGCAACTTTTTGTACCTTTAACAAGGTCTTTCTCCATCGATGGTAGAGTCTACTGAGGTCACCTGACATCTGACGAACGGCCTGTCTACGCTGGGCTTCTGTCTCGGCATGAATCAGGTCGCCCAGTCCCTCAACTTCTGTCAGGTCAAGCTTGCCATTGTAGAAAGCCCTGATGAGGGGGGAAAAACAGTGAAGGGTTAGCTTCCAATCAAAGCAACCCCAAATTGTAGGGCTTTGATTTATTTGCATTATACTGCATGAGGCGTATACAATGTAGCCAATACAATATTCTCAAACTCTGATGTACTTTGTGTAAGTGCAAAGGTCCAAATTAACCCCAGCTCGTCATCAAGTGGCCATTTGAAAAGATGACACTGGAAATAACTGTATTCATTGGTAAATGATGAATCAATACATAGATGAACAAATAGATTCAAGCAAAGTACACAACATAATTATAtccataaataaatgaaaataagacTAAAATAATTACAAATGTGATAACTGACTGTAAAGATTTTTAAATGCCAGTGAGAATTGATGCACAAATCATGTCCATTAgagttgaaaaagaagaaaaacaatctTAAGAAATTGCCTGCATGTGTCCCAACACTCtctcatccccctccccccttggttctctcaccccccccccccctttgatttTCCAGGAGTAAAGGGCAAAGCCCTTcacttttattatttctttagcCTCTTGTCTGCTTTTAGGTATTCACCACATATATCAAATAATAGAAAATGTAAATAGAAACATTAAAATGAACCCCTTAGATGTGCTTACAACTATGATTTGTTATATTCAGTGCTGGAGCCTTTCACAGTCATCATCCAATATGTATGAAACACAGATGGATAGTTTTGACTGCCCCAGATGAGTAAAATTTGTTTGGCTCCCATTGTACAATGAAGTGCATCAACCCGGCCTCTGGAAGCAGTGTGCCATACCTTTTGGAGAACTGACCAGGTTCTGCGAGACTAAAACCATCAAGTTTACCGAGGGCGCTGTACAAGGCAGCAATTACTGCTGGGCCTCCGTGCACTTGCAGCTCACACACGTCTTCTCCTGTGAAGCTGTTTGGTGCTGAAATAGAAGAAAGGTCAAACAATCAAGAGAAAATCTATTTTCCATAGCTTACCTcgaaaatattaccaaaaaaGAATGGCACAAAAACATTCCACTTGTACAAATGGACAATATCaatcgtatcagggcaattacccccccccccccccaccccccagaGTAAAGATTACGGTTAGGTTTATGGtctagagtttgggttagggttaggattaggttcaggattaggattagggttagggtcagggaaGGGacagggtaattgcccagggggtaattgccctagacccctgtcaaataataataaaacaaaaactctaCTTTTCACCCTCTCAATTTCTCCACAACTATAAGTATCGGTACCCCATCCTCTATTGTAAACCCTCCAGTTAAACTCTGCAAGACAGGACAGCTTGCGATATCatcaggggggaaaaaaaaacccacacacaataGAATTTAGAAACAGTGAGTGTCTATTGCATGAGCAAAAACTACCATCATTAAATGCCATTGGTAATCTCCATTGGCATTGCAAGTTGTAACATGAAATGctgtaatgatgatgaatacCGGGTACTCAAGAGTATGTAATACGTAACCACATGTCCAAGACAACGACGTGTTTATTTGGAAAACATGTATCAGAAAAACTGTTCATAGTATTACTTTATCCTCGTAATGTGACCTGGGCTTATGAATGATTGACTTCAATTTCAAGGCATCTTTCAATACTGTTTTTAGGTCCAGATGATCAAGACACGGTAGCCTATTCTTGCATAAACGTCATTGTAAGATAGTTACCTGGAAACCACAGGATCAATCCGTTATCAATCAATTCCTGCGAGAACGGGTCGTGGATTGGGGACAAGACGGCTTGTCTAGCAGCGACTTTAGCGACGATTTTTCGTGGAAGCACTTGCTCCAGAGCATACCATGCACGGGGTCCCGATACTCGAACTACAGCCACTCCGCATTTTCCATGGCCACTTGCCAGAGCGAATATGGTACTTTGGAAACTGTGATGAGGAGAAGAAGacgtagaagaagaagaactaaaCTTGCAGTCGACAGACGATATACCTTTTGTATGTAGCCACCACATATTGCCTGACGTACGAATGGGTACTAATGTGCTGTGTTGAAGGCGATCATTGTTTGCACTATGCCGAGCGATGCCGTGGAGAAAGGAGGCGCCAGAACAGTCCCTCGCAACAACCATCGCCTTCGCTTGGTGACGCCGACAGGCACGGCAGACGAGACTTCGACCGAACCGTACAATCGTTGGCTGCTTTAGCAACGCAGACATTTTGCAATGAAGATTTTTATTGTCAGTCTTTTTGGCAAACACGAAGTGCATACTCCACAAGCCTTACTAGCTTGCATTATTATCTTCGAGAGAAGTGAAAAATCGGAGTCAAATTTAGAAACTGAGGCTGCTCTAAGTTGAAACAATTCTTTTATACGTTGAGATCTCTCCTATCTCCTCGCACACTGCAGCCGATTGTTATGTATGGCACTCACACGTTTGTGATCCTCTAGCTGGATTCTGTGGCGCGTGCAGCGTATAAAACTGCGGCGCGCGCCATGCCGCCTTGCTGCACGTGCTTCTGTTTACATTTTGGCTGGGCTGAGCCGTGGAAAATGAGGGAGGTGGAAGTTTCCACCTCCTTTGGTAAATTATATCTCTAACCTTTATAATTCGGCAGTAATCAAATGATCAGTGCCCCCTATCAcaggagcggatccaggaattccgtaaagtggaggcccctttacaaaattaagggggggggggggtgcgcgcgccctcatttttgttctttttatttcttttgattcTAACAAAAAGATAAAGAGGGGCgtgcgcccagtgcgccccccccccctttctggaTCCGTCACTGCCCTATGTCAACTGGGGCCTTATTCAGGCTTTCATATTTTCAAGTTGAAAACCATCCTTACTTTTCCTCACACAAAAGAGGGAGTAACCAGCACCTGCTACAGCCACATTGATTCCTCATTTTGCTCTTTATTGCCTTTATCTTCTCAGATGAATACCTATTAAAGCCACtttttaccattgggagcagtgattacaATAATCATGAGGGAGcctttgcatctttttttaatggtcgcaattcaacgatctggtgcacacttttagtGGAATATTTGGCAAATTGTCAGTCCCcagtataatcaatgcatggaggggaGGATGGCAGGGGAGGGGATGGAATAGGTGTCCCCCAACCCGGCCCTCCCACGGAGGGTTAagttttaagaattgaaataaaacatatctcgtatacacatttatgatcaTGTCTGGGAATTTGTCAATCGAATGTTAtgttttaaaaattgaaattaaaataatCTCGTATACATATctatgatggaatattttggaaaatgtcaatcaaaaaagtgtaaatctaTGAATAGAAGGGTAGAATAGAAGAGCATAATAGAAGGGTAAATTGAAAGAGGATATCCCCCTCCCATATGAATGAATTTCTGAATTTGTTGGAATTCAACTAGatctgatgcattttttttggatgaaatattcggaaatttgtcaatccccaaagtgtaGGCTACTAAATGTATGGAGGGAACCAAGTGAAGGAAATGATTACGCGAAAgaagatatcccctcccacacgagggactttttgcatttttggaACTGTAGTGACAGATATGTGCACATgcacttttgatgaaatattcggAAATCTATTTAAAAGTCTATAATGGAAAGGACCTAGTGAGGTAGGGTGCATATTATAACCCCCTCCCACGTGaagaagattttgcattttcagaattaaaaTTCAACAATCTCGTGGACATTTTGGGTGATATGTTCGGACAGTAATATTTGTCtctcaaaaaagcaagaaaattttcaaCATCTCGAGAatttccctcccctccccccccccccccacgcccAACACTGAATATAATACTTAATATACTCTGACAGAGTTTGGAGGGCAATGACACATTTCATCTAAAATTCTCGTTATgagaagtgaaaacaaaaacgaaagatAACAGGCAGAAAAGACATCACTGagcaataacccccccccccctgtcttGATTTTGGATGTCATCACGACCACACACACACGGCGCAACAAGAATGacacctaccccccccccccccaacccttGGAAAATTCTCTTGTTACCTAGGGCCCCAATATGATATTGACGTCAGCTCGATCGTCTCAGTCGTGACTAAATCCATTCGTCACCTCGTAATATCGATGGTTATGAACCTGCATTGGCAGAGCGCCACCTAcaccgacttttttttttcacaagggAGAATATAATTGACATTGGTATATCATAGCCACTAACgaaaacattgtacatgtattgaataCTGTAGAATAAAATCATAACTACACCTTAATCGTACATCAAGAAAAGACTTATTACGTTAGCATTAAAAAATCATTGTACGGTTCGTCATGATTCGTGTCTTATATTCAACATGGAAAGCAAGTTGACTGCTATCACATCCCAAGTGATTTCCAATGTTCGTCTTAGTgccgaaaagaaaaaagaaataaagaagcaAGACATCTAAAATAACGTTACCATAATGACTTGCCGCAACCtataatattttgcaaaatataattttacacCCATCGCCACTGTCATTACATCCCAAAGCCCACGCACAaagtatacataatatatttcaCCAGATCACAGTATACTTCAGTATTAAGCATGATTTCATGACAGGAAACACAAAAGAGTGCTTATATTGTCTGTCAtggcatgtattttttttttcagtctgcCTTGGCATTGCCCTGCATGATATGAAGCTTTAAGGGAAGAATTCTATTTTGTACCCCTACAGTGATTTATGCATATACAAAGATCCcatcaagaaagaaagaaaaaaaagaaataaaaaggacaaCTTTACTAAAGACGAGCCGGAAGGAAAAAATGTTGTAAACGAATTAGACCAGAGAAGTGCACATACTGATATATTATGTGATATAGCCATTGTGACATTTTGTTATTAATGAGATAGATAGTACATTGTACTCAACTTATTTCAAGACCAGTAAAGAATATAATGTCTTTCATCTATCGGGCGTCAAGAAACCAGCCACTATGGGGTAAATGTATGTGTAGCAgtttgcataaaactttttgcATGGACAAATGGTTTGTGCACTAAAGGACAAAATGaaccaatccccccccccctctttttttttttttttttgtctaaaaaAAACCGCTGTAATGGATGGTTAAGAAGATTATGGCCTGCACTGCAAAGTCAAAGCAGCATGTAAAATGGATGGATCGATTACTTTCAAGAGGTCTGACTTTTCAGTGTTTTGACAGATTTCGCTCGATTTCGTTTGTTCATTCCATAAATTGATCTCTGCTGAGTTTTATCATGGGAGCTATTCATCGGAAGTTCGTGCCGCGAATAACAAAACACCGAGGGGCGTGGTCTTTTAGTGACGGCCTCGCAGTTCGTTCTCCTAATAACTCGCCCCATGTTACTCGGCGTTGTTTTTGGGACATTGATCACTGCAAACTCAGATAAAAATGTGCTTGCATCCCTTGGtagatacagaaaagaaaaatacgtgtGTAATCATTACTTTCAATGAAACAGATATTCCATTCTCTTTGCGTTTTCAAATGATAAAGAAGTGTACGTAGAGCTACAGTGAATAGACATCATACCTggatgaagaagcagaagaaaaagaccaaaaaaaaaaaaaaactgcctcAACAGTGGCACAACAAAGAGTCGAACAAGCATCAAATAGTATACAGTACCAGCTATGGAAACAACGAGAATGACGATAAAAGTGTGAAAGAAACGAGAAATAAGCAAGAAAATGTCGTGTGTAGTGAAGATAGTAGAGAGATGTGGTGTTGTGCGGCTTTGCAGAATGGGCGAATCGCCTGCTGGATGAGTTCTGTTTCTTGTGTTTATATGCGTGTCTTTAGCCCGCAGGCCGCCGACGGACAGCGAGTTGATAGGCCCACTTCGTTTACCGTGTTACGCGGGCTGAACGTGCGATGCATGAACAAACAAGAGACAGGCTATTTTGAGGAATAGACAACTTCTGAATAATTTCCGTGTTAGGCACCTGTACACTAACCACCACCTGCACCAATAATTTGTGGATGAAAATGGCGGCTCTAAAGGTACCAAAGGAGGAACGCATTGAACAGGTGGTATTAGCGAGGCAGTTAGATGCAGCAGCGACGGTGCAGTTACACGGTAAGTTGTAAAGGTCCAAATTCAGACTAAATCCGTTTTGATTGTTTGGAAGGTCAACGCTTGGAAGTCCTCACAAGTTACAGACTCTCAGTGTACGTGCCTGCCCATTCTGAAGTCTCGGGAGCTGAGACAAAGTGATTCGATTATATTAGAGCATTATAAGAGTGCTATATGGCTGAGTATATTACTCTAGTATGTTATCGTTTGTGCTTTATTTGGAGAAcggaaaacatttttgtttttgttttaatgaagCTGTTACAGTGTTagcatgaaatgtgatattgaCCTTGATGGAAGTAGAAACTCGTAATCTTACAATATAGATCTATCTACCATTGTCCTGTTTGGGGTAATGATCGATGCAGTGATTAATTGAATGTTTGTTATAAGGTAATCCCGGAGTTTAGAGGCCTTGTTCGAAATCTTGTTAGATGCTGAAAGGATTATCATTGTGTGTAGTTCTGCTTGTGTGTGAGGTTTAAAGTAGGGGTGCTACTTAATATCTTGTACTAAGTTGTAGGGGAAACTGATATTTGCAATCATTTCGAAGTATAAGTTGCAATTCCAAAGTTCTCGCTAATTTGATTGTTCCGTGTGTGTTCTCTGGTTCCCCAAAGTCTTCTGTCTACATAGATTATAGtacacagtacattgtacaaacatGCTCTTAACAAATAATCTTTTCTGtctatatattatgtacaatgtactagatGTGAATCATTTGTGTGTATTGTAAAGTATAtgatgtattcatgtatttcaGTTTTGTATGTATGGTTGATATTTGTGTAAGGCTAGTGGTATGTTAAAGGCCTTTAATTGATTGGTGTCTATTTTTAGCATAATGGAAGAAATTGTTAAGTTTCTCTTGACAAAGCAACTAAATGTTTACTATTTAAAGTAGAAACATATCCTGGGAACTTGGCATTATCTAGCAATTTCTGAAATTAATTAAAGTGTTGTGGATTATGTTTTCTTGAATATGGTACCACACATCTAGTTAGATGCTTCTTTATTTGAGTGCCAGgcttgcaaccccccccccccccattccatcATTCTTTCACCATATAATGTAAAAAATATGCCTGAgtacaaataaaaacagaagTTATTGCTGAAAGACTGACACTTTGGTCATAGACAGGAAAAATAACATTGTATTTCCACTTCTGTTGTTTTACAATCATATGCAATAATGATCATTTAGCATATTTTAATGAGTTTGTTTTAAAGATTTTAGAAAGTCTTTTCTATGCAAGAATATAGAATCAGGAGTGGAGGATCAATGGTGAAAACGTTTTGTCAACTGTGTTGTTTCTAGAACCATGCAGTAAGGGGATTTTTTTAGCTGTGACCTAATTTTGCTTGAAACTTCTACCTGGTTTTGTTGCTTTTATGTGTTTCAAAATATTAGTTAACAGAGGAAAATGTTCCCCTTAAGTTTATGACCTCATGTGGATGTGTGCTACAAGACTACATCAAACTAGATTAGTTGAACATTTTTTCAACACAGCAGGCCCTCAAAAGATACTGTCAGATACTGATTTTGCAGAGAGTACTAGTCatccttgagaaaaaaaaattggggctGTAGATTGTAAATCAGTCAGTGGTTCACTGCTATGATTAtcaaatttcctgttttttgtcatCCCTCAAAAGTATTGTTCGAAGGTGATTGTGGTTGTATCTTCTTATGCTACAGTGCCCATGAATTTCATGTTGTGATGATGAATACAACATTAGTCTACCGTATCTGAGTCTGGAAAAGGAATATTTCTATTACAGACTTTGTTTATCCTATATAAAAGATGGCAAACTTTACAGTTTTAAAATTATACAGTTCTAGCATATTCCATGTGGAAATAGGTAAAACGGGAGAAATCACCTCTCAAGATTGTAATATA includes these proteins:
- the LOC140230635 gene encoding tRNA modification GTPase GTPBP3, mitochondrial-like, whose protein sequence is MHFVFAKKTDNKNLHCKMSALLKQPTIVRFGRSLVCRACRRHQAKAMVVARDCSGASFLHGIARHSANNDRLQHSTLVPIRTSGNMWWLHTKGISSVDCKFSSSSSTSSSPHHSFQSTIFALASGHGKCGVAVVRVSGPRAWYALEQVLPRKIVAKVAARQAVLSPIHDPFSQELIDNGLILWFPAPNSFTGEDVCELQVHGGPAVIAALYSALGKLDGFSLAEPGQFSKRAFYNGKLDLTEVEGLGDLIHAETEAQRRQAVRQMSGDLSRLYHRWRKTLLKVVAHVEAYIDFAEDENIEEGVLEEAKQQVSELLAEVKGHLADNRKGERLRSGVHVTIAGRPNAGKSTLLNALCQRPAAIVSPIAGTTRDVLESTLNIGGYPVIISDTAGIRDTRDEVEMEGVRRARERTSMADIVVFMVDATTINISNARDIVAQIQAQVKESRLWDATSSAQQMQCGDSHKLDSETSHDHDWSNEGELIVVLNKTDLLDEKTTKRIPVPRMEWHHADDDSCNEVPSQRTQSGERFTIFPVSCKTEDGLNIFLEKFKERLEMMCSNTASSDPYLTQVRHRNHLTVCAQSLASFGTREDLVLAAEEIRITLRQLGKITGHVTTEEVLDIIFKDFCIGK